GTTGGCTTTTACTCTCGTCAGCGCAACAGTCATGGATGTGATCAGTGACCTTCAATCTGGCCAGCAACTCATGCAGGCCCTGATCAAAGGCGTCAACGGGAGCATCATTGCTCTTGCCGTCTACGAGCTCGCTATGGTTATCCGCTCCGAATACAGCGGACGCTCAGAATCGCACGATGTCATCACTATGATGCGGCGGACACTGCCGCGTTTTATTGGAACAGTGTGCGTTGCCATGTCGCTTGAGGGCCTGATCATGATCATCAAGTACAGCCAACTGGAGCTGGCTGGAAATCTCTACTATCCGGTCGCTATCATCGCAAGCACCGCCCTACTCCTGGCATCGTTGGGTGTATTCCTCCGAATGGCTCCAAAAGACCAGACCTCCCCCGGAGAGCCTTCATAATCCGGCTGGCAAAGTCCCATGCCACACCGGCAACCCGAGATCTTCCGGATCGTCATTCGGTCCGCCGGTGCGGCTTTTGAACGCCCCCTCTTCAATCGGTATCCGGAATAACGCCGTTGCTTTTCGCTCCTTGTCATTTGGTGACCTGACCTGTTCCCACCGTCCTGGCTCAATCTGGTTGATAATCGCGCGGAACGCGGCATCAAAGTCAGCATCATCAGTTACCGGAACCGCATGGCCAAACAACACCAGTGATTCATAGTTGGCACTGTGATTGAACGCCGATTTGGTCATCACCCATTCATTTGTCACGGCGAAGGAAATGCAGAGCAATGCGCCAGATTCCAGACGTCGGGACAACCGTCCGCCATTCAGCGTATGCACGAAGAGATCATCACCAAGCCGCCAGGCGGTGATCGGAATGATCCGGGGCTCACCTTCTTCAACAAATCCCAGGTGGGCCGTTTTTAGTCGATCAATCAGTTTGTAGGCTGTTTCCCGATCATAACTGGCTCTCTTGGCTGCCCTCTGCACACTACTGCGCGGACAGGAAGTCAGCGGGGACGCACCAATGCGGGCCACATCAGTCGTTGTCATCAAAAGCTCCTTTCTGGTCTTGCACTTCAAAAAAACGTACTTCTATTGAAAGGCAGTTCTGATACCATCAAAAGATCCAGATTATGAATTTAAATGGGACCAGTTGACGTGATTGACGATCTCCGGCTGGATGGTGAGCATCCACTGCAACACCAGCTGTATCAGCAACTGGCCGAACGGATACTCGACCAACGATATCCGGCCGGGCGCCAAATGCCGCCCAGCCGTCAGATGGCCCAGGACCTGGGCATCAGCCGCAACACGGTGAACGCCGTATACGAACAGCTCAAGGCCGAGGGCTTTCTTCAAAGTCGTGCCGGCAAGGGTATCTTTGTCCACGAAGACATCAAATCAGTCGTCAAACCATCCGGACCAGGCGTGGACAAAGCTGTCGGGGTTGGCATGGAGCTGCCGCCGCTTCCTGCGCGGCCCTCTGGAAAATCAAAACCCGTGGAAGACGCCAGCTTGCCGTTCCAGCCGGGCCTGCCGGACCTGGACGCGTTTCCGATTCGGGCCTGGAATCGCATCATGCATCATCAGGAAAGCCGCCGATCACTGCGGGGATACGACAGCATCCAGGGCTATCAACCCCTGAGACGCGCCATCGCCGCTTACCTGCGAACCTCCCGCGGTGTTCGTTGCCAAGAGCATCAGGTGATCATAACCAACGGCGCCCAGCAGGCGCTCTCGCTGTTAGCGGATGTTTTTCTGCAACCAGGTGACAGCATCCTGTGTGAAAACCCCGGATACCGTGGCGCCCGGAACGCGCTGGGCCGCTTTGGCAATCCACTGATTCCAATCCCTCTCAAAAACCAGGTCCTGGATGTGGAGGCGCTGCCTGGCCTC
This genomic stretch from Marinobacter salsuginis harbors:
- a CDS encoding pyridoxamine 5'-phosphate oxidase family protein, giving the protein MTTTDVARIGASPLTSCPRSSVQRAAKRASYDRETAYKLIDRLKTAHLGFVEEGEPRIIPITAWRLGDDLFVHTLNGGRLSRRLESGALLCISFAVTNEWVMTKSAFNHSANYESLVLFGHAVPVTDDADFDAAFRAIINQIEPGRWEQVRSPNDKERKATALFRIPIEEGAFKSRTGGPNDDPEDLGLPVWHGTLPAGL
- a CDS encoding PLP-dependent aminotransferase family protein, which translates into the protein MIDDLRLDGEHPLQHQLYQQLAERILDQRYPAGRQMPPSRQMAQDLGISRNTVNAVYEQLKAEGFLQSRAGKGIFVHEDIKSVVKPSGPGVDKAVGVGMELPPLPARPSGKSKPVEDASLPFQPGLPDLDAFPIRAWNRIMHHQESRRSLRGYDSIQGYQPLRRAIAAYLRTSRGVRCQEHQVIITNGAQQALSLLADVFLQPGDSILCENPGYRGARNALGRFGNPLIPIPLKNQVLDVEALPGLESARARLLFCTPTHQYPMGGILDLSQRMALVQWAQRTGCWIIEDDYDSEFHFYNKPFAAIQGLFENAPVLYMGSFSKTLLPALRIGYLVVPEAVVEPLLWAKQISGGETQLLTQATIAEFIESGQFTRHLRRMRQLYRDKWQLFQHEVIEKLGGLAQPVAESAGMHLVLEGEFDDVALSQWLKTRSFGSTPLSAHFLGESSRTGLVMGFASANEREIKECVNTLRSGLAKP